From the Deinococcus seoulensis genome, the window ACCGGCGCCTTGATGTAGCGCATGGTGTCGTAGATCGCCAGGCCCGCGTACACCTCACCGCCGGGGCAGTTGATGTACATCTGGATCTCCTGCTCCGGGTTCTGGCTGTCCAGCAGCAGCAACTGCGCCACGATGGTGTTCGCCATCTGCGACTCGATGGGCGTGCCCACGAAGATAATCCGGTCCTTCAGCAGGCGCGAGTAGATGTCGTACATCCGCTCGCCACGCCCGGTCTGCTCGATCACGTAGGGAATCACGCTCATGGCAGCGATTATCGCACGGCGCACGAAAGGGAACGTAGGCGAACCCAGACTTGCCCGCATGCGCAAGAGGCAGACGGCCCGCGCACGCTGCGCCGCCCTGACCGCAGCATCCTCGCCCACATGCGCCCCACACACGAAAAAGCTCCCCTGCATGGGGAGCCTTCCTGGCCGCGCGAACGCCGTTCAGTCCCGCGTTCAGTCCACCAGCAGTGGGATCAGGACGGGGTTGCGGCCCGTGACCTTGCGCACGAAGCGCCTGACCGCGCCGTACATGTCGTCGCGGACGTCTTCGAGGCGTTTCTTCTCGCGCATGCCCTGTTCGATGGCTTCCAGGGCGACCTTGCGGATCTGCCCGTCGAGTTCGCGGTTGGCGCGCACGAAGCCGCGCGACACGATCTCCACGTGCGGGGTGGGGTGCAGCACGGCCGTCATGATCAGGATGCCTTCCTGGCTCATGTTCACGCGGTCGAGCAGCACGTCGTCCCCGATGTCCCCGACGCCCAGGCCGTCCACGTACACGGCTCCGGCGGGCACGGTGCCCGTGACCTTGAATTCGTCCTGGCTGAGGCGGATCACGTCGCCGTTCTTGGCGATCAGGGTGCGCTTGGGCGGGCGGGGGAGGGTCTGGGCGAGGCGGGCGTGGTTGATCTGGTGGCGGGGTTCACCGTGCCACGGCAGGAAGTACTTGGGCCGGGCGAGGTTCAGGATCGTGGCGAGTTCTTCCTGACTGCCGTGCCCGGAGGCGTGCACCTTGTAGGTGGGGGGGTAGTACACGTCTACGCCGATCTCGTACAGGCGGTTGATGACGAGGTTCACGGCTTCCTCGTTGCCGGGGATGGGGTTGCTGCTCAGGATGACGCTGTCGCCGCGGCGCAGGGCGATCTTGGCGTGGTTCCCGAACGCCAGGCGTGACAGGACGCTCATGGGCTGGCCCTGGCTGCCGGTGCAGACGTACAGCACCTGCTGGTCCTGCAGGCCGCCGACCTCGTCGTTCGTCAGGAACGGTTCGGGCAGTTCCATGTACCCGAGCTGCTGCGAGACCTGCGCGTACTTGAGCATGGAGCGGCCTTCCATGACCACGCGGCGGCTCTGGCGGTGCGCGATGTTGATGACGTTCTGGATGCGGTGCACGTTCGACGCGAAGGTCGTCATGAACACGCGGCCCTTGATGCCGGCGATCAGGGTTTCCAGGCTGCGGGCCACGTCGGCCTCGCTGGCCGTGCGGCCCGGACGCTCGGCGTTGGTGGAGTCGCTGAGCAGCAGCAGCACGCCGTCCTTCCCGGCCTGCTCGATGCGTGCGAGGTCGCTGGTCTTGCCGTCGCTGGGTTCCTCGTCGAGTTTGAAGTCCCCGGTGTGCAGCACCACCCCGGCCGGCGTGGTCAGGATGTACCCGGCGTTGTCGGGAATCGAGTGGGTCATGCGGATGAATTCCACCTGGAAGTGCGTGCCGATGCGGATCTTGTCGGTCAGTTCGATCTCGCGCAGGTCCACGTCGCCGTCCTTGATGCCGAACTCGGACAGTTTCTCGCGCACCAGGCCCAGCGTCAGGCCCGCGCCGTACACGGGAATGCGCGGCAGGCGCGGCAGGACGTACGGCAGGCTGCCGATGTGATCCTCGTGCCCGTGCGTGAGGATCATGCCCTTGATCAGCCCGGCGTTCTGCTGCAGGTAATCGATGCGCGGGATGATCAGGTCGATGCCCATCTGGTGGCTTTCGGGGAACGCCAGTCCGGCGTCCACGATCATGATCTCGTCTTCGAAACGGTAGGCGGTGATGTTCTTGCCGATCTCGCCCATGCCGCCAAGCGGAATGACTTCGAGGTGTGGGGCGGCGCCCGCTTCGTTCGGGGCGGCTTTGCTGGGTTGGGTCATGGGTACTCCGGGTGCCTGTCGCGTTGACGCGGGCGGGTTGTGTGAGACGGCGGGGCCTGGAATGCGGCCTGAGTGCGGTTCATGCGGTTGTGTCGTTCGGTCCCCCGGAAATGCCGGGTGTGGGGTCGGAACGCGGTAGGTTCAACCTACCACACCGGGCTGGGCGCCGCCGTTCCCCCTGTTCGCGTTCCCCCTGTCCGCGCGCCGGGCTGGGCACGGCCCGGTCCCCCACGCCTGTCCCCACGCGGCGTGTGCAGCGGGGCATGTCAGCAGGAGTGCATGTCAGCGGCGGGGCATGTCCGGCGGGGGGCATGTAAAGGGAAGCTGATGACGGCGCGGCGCGGCAAAGCGGTATCATTCGCGGCGTGACCTCTCAACGCATTCTTGTCATCGAGGACGACCTGGATATCGCCAACGTCCTGCGCATGGACCTGACGGACGCCGGCTTCGAAGTGGAACACGCCGATTCGGCCATGAACGGCCTGATCAAGGCCCGCGAGGAGCAGCCCACCCTGATCCTGCTGGACCTGGGCCTTCCGGACTTCGACGGCGGCGACGTCGTGCAGCGCCTGCGCAAGAACAGCGCCGTGCCGATCATCGTGCTGACCGCCCGCGATACCGTCGAGGAGAAGGTCCGCCTGCTGGGCCTGGGCGCCGACGACTACCTGATCAAGCCCTTCCACCCGGACGAACTGCTGGCGCGCGTGAAGGTGCAGCTCCGGCAGCGCACCACCGAGAGCCTCACCATGGGCGAACTGACCCTGGACCCCCAGAAACGCCTCGTGACCTACAAGGGCGACGAACTGCGCCTGTCGCCCAAGGAGTTCGACATCCTGGCGCTGCTGATCCGCCAGCCGGGCCGCGTGTACTCCCGCCAGGAGATCGGCCAGGAAATCTGGCAGGGCCGCCTGCCCGAGGGCAGCAACGTCGTGGACGTGCACATGGCCAACCTGCGCGCCAAACTGCGTGACCTGGACGGCTACGGCCTGCTGCGCACCGTGCGTGGCGTCGGGTACGCCCTGCGCGGCTGAGGCAGGCCCCCGTGACAGACCAGCGCGACTCCCGGCCGGGCGACCCGCCGGGGTTTTCTCACGTGGACGCCTCGGCGCTGCTGCTGGCACTGCCGGACCCGCTGCTGCTGATCACGGCGGACGGCGCGGCGCAGCTGAACCCGGCAGCCCAGGCGACCCTGACAGGAGGCACGCCGGAACTGTCGGGGCAGCCGGACTGGGCGGCGCTGTTCACGCCGGAGGTGGCGGCCGCGCTGCGCGGTCCCCTGGAAGCCGCGCTGGCAGGGCAGACCGCGCGGGCCAGCGTGGTGCTGCGCCCCGGCGCGAGCGTCACGCTGGTCACGGCCGCGCCCGCCACTCCCGGCCCGGACGGCGCGGCCTGCGCGCTGCTGCACCTGCGCCAGACGCCCGAACCGCTCAGTACCGCGCTGGACTTCATGGACGGCCTGGGGCTGGGTGTGGCCGTGCAGGGCCGCGATACCCGCATCCTGCAGGTGAACGCCAGCGCCACCCGCATCCTGGGCCTCAGCGAGGCGCAACTGGCCGGGCGGGACTCCATGGACCCCCGCTGGCGCGCCATTCACCCGGACGGCCTGCCGTTCCCCGGCGACACCCACCCCTCGCAGGTGGCCCTCCGGACCGGGCAGACCGTCCGGGACGTCCCGATGGGCATCTACCGGCCCGGCAGCGACGACTGGCGCTGGCTGCACGTGACGGCCCTGCCGCACACCCCGCCCGGCCAGGACACCCCGGAGCAGGTGACGACCGTGTTCGCGGACGTCACCGACCGCTACCGCATGGAAGCCGACCTGCGCGGCAGCGAGCAGCGCTTCCGGTCGCTGGTCGAGGCGACCACGCAGATCGTCTGGGACGCCCACCCGGACGGCACGTTCCTGCCCCCGCAACCCGGCTGGGAGGCGTTCACCGGTCAGAGCGAGGCGAGTTACAGCTACGCCGGGTGGCTGAACGCCGTGCACCCGGAAGACCGCGCCCGGACCACCGAATGCTGGCAGCGCGCCACCCTGACCCGGCAACCGTACCTGGTCGAGCACCGCCTGCGCCGCGCCGACGGCACGTACGTGCCCATGCAGGCCCGCGCCGTGCCGGTCATCGACGACGGCGGCCAGATCCGCGAGTGGGTCGGCACGCACACCGACATGAGCGACGTGCGCGAGGCGCAGCAGGCCCTGATCGACCTGAACGCCGACCTGGAACGCCGCGTGCAGGCCCGCACCCTGGACCTCGCGAACGTCACGCGCTTCAGCACGTTGCTGCTGACCGCCGCCGGGGAAGGCATCTTCGGGCTGGACCTGCGCGGCGTGACCACCTTCGCCAACCCGGCCGCCGCGCGCATGCTGGGGTACAGCGTGGAACGCATGATCGGCGCGCCCCAGCACGCCCTGGTGCACCACCACCACGCCGACGGCCGCGAGTACCCGCTGCACGACTGCCCCATCCACCAGACCATTCAGGACGGCCAGACGCGCCGCGTTGAACACGACGTGATGTGGCACGCGCAGGGGCACGCCGTGCCGGTCGCGTACGTGGTCACGCCCACCCACGACGAGGCGGGCGTGGTCAGCGGCGCGGTCGTCATGGTGCAGGACACCACCGAACGCGAACGCGCCCAGGCGCAACTGCGGGACGTGATCGAGAACCTGGAACGCAGCAACCAGGACCTCGAACAGTTCGCGTACATCGCCAGTCACGACCTTCAGGAACCGCTGCGCACGGTCGGCAGTTACACCGAACTGCTCGTCCGCCGTTACCAGGGGCAACTGGACCCCCGCGCCGACCAGTACCTGCACTACATGCAGGACGCCGTGATCCGCATGCGCAGCCTGATCCAGGACCTGCTGGGCTTCGCGCGGGTCGGGCGGCAGGAAACGCCGCTGGAACGCACGGACCTGCACGCCCTGCTGCGCGCCGCCGAGCAGAACGTCCGCGCCACGCTGGAGCAGGGCGGCGGCACCCTGGAGTGGCACGCGCCGCACGCCGTGCTGGGCCAGCCGTCCCTGCTGCTGCAACTGCTGACCAACCTGATCAGCAACGGCCTGAAATTCCACGCCGAGGACCGCGCGCCCCGCGTGCAGGTGCATTCGGAACTGGACGGTGAATTCGTGCACGTGACCGTGCAGGACAACGGGATCGGCATCGCGCCCGAGTACCACACGCGGGTGTTCGACATCTTCCAGCGCCTGCACCGCCGCGAGACCTTCGCCGGTAACGGCATGGGCCTCGCCATCTGCCGTAAAATCGTGGAGTTCCACGGGGGCCGCATCTGGCTGGAATCCACGCCCGGACAGGGCAGCACCTTCCACCTGACACTGCCCGTGGCACCCACCCCACAATGACCCTGACATCCACCATGCAACCCATTGAAATCCTGCTGGTCGAGGACAACGAACCGGACGTCCTGCTGACCCTCGAAGCGTTCGAGGATTCCCGCGTGCCCAACCGCCTTCACGTCACCCGTGACGGTGTGGACGCCCTGCGCTTCCTGCGTGGCGAGGGTGAACACAGCGGCGCGCCCCGCCCGGACGTGATCCTGATGGACATCAACATGCCCCGCAAGACCGGCCTGGAAGTCCTGGAGGAAATCAAGGCCGACCCCGCACTGCGCAGCATTCCGGTCGTGATGCTCACCACCAGTCAGGCGGACGACGACGTGCGCGCCTCGTACGAACGGCACGCCAGCGGGTACGTGGTCAAACCCGTGGGGTTCGAGAACTTCCTGGGCGCCATGCGCGCCTTCGAGGCGTTCTGGTTGACCTTCGTGCGCTTCCCGCCCCGCGCGCCCTGAGCGGACCCGGCGTCAGGCTGGTTCGGGTGCGGGCGCCGCGTCCTGCATGGCCCGCAGCACCCGCGCCATGTGCTCGTCGAGCGGCACGCCCAGTTCACGGGCGCCCTGCTCGACCTCGTCGCGGTTGACGCCCGCCGCGAACGCCCGGTTTTTAAAGCGTTTTTTCAGGCTGGGCAGTTCCACCTGCCGCACGTCCCGGTCCGGGCGGACCAGCGCGGCCGCCTGCACCAGCCCGGTCAGTTCATCCACCGCGAACAGCGTCCGCGAGAGCCGCGACTCGCGGGGCGTGCCCGTGAAGGCCGCGTGACCCATGATCGCGTCCAGCACTTCCGGCGGGGTGTCGGTGTGCTCGCGCAGGAACGCCACGCCCCAGGTCGGGTGCTCCTCCGGATGCAACTCGTAATCGAAGTCGTGCAGCAGGCCCGCCACGGCGTACAGGTCCTCGTCCTCGCCCCAGTGGCGGGCGTAGACACGCATGGCGGCCTCCACGTTCAGCATGTGCCGCCGCAGCGACCCGGACGGAGTGTGCTCCAGCATCAACGCGTACGCCTGATCACGGTTCATACGGCAGTCTAGCGGCCAGCCACACGGGTGCCGGGGTCAGCCGCCCAGGTAACGGGTCCACTGCGGCTGCCAGTGCGCGAACTGCCCGTGGGCGTACACCCCGAAGGTGGGCGCGCGGGGGCGGGTGCGCAGCGGCATGGCGGCCTCCTCGGGCGTGCGGTTGCCCTTGCGCTGGTTGCAGGCGCGGCAGGCGGTCGTGACGTTCTCCCAGGTGTGCCGCCCGCCGCGCGAGCGGGGCAGGACGTGATCCAGCGTGAGTTCCTCCGGCGAGCCGCAGTACTGGCAGGCGAAGGTGTCGCGGCGCAGCACGTTGCGGCGGTTGAACGGCACCGGGTGCACGCGCGGGCGGCGCACGTAACGGCGCAGGCGGATCACGCTGGGCACGGTCATGACGGTGCTGGGCGAGCGGACCACGTCGGCGCTGTCCTCCAGAATCTCGGCCACGCCGTACTGCACCAGCGTGATGGCCCGCTTGGCACTCGTGACGTGCAGCGGCTCGTACGAGGCGTTCAGCACCAGCACGCGCGGCGCGTTCAGGTCGGCCGCGATACGGGGTATTCGGGTGTCTTCCTGCACGTCCTTTCTGGAGGTCATGCACGGCATTCTAAGGCGCGGCCGTCAGGTCAATGTTGCGCTGGGACGCTTAGTGAAGCCCGTCACACCCTGCGGCGAATGGCCTAGCGGGGGCCGGGTCAGCCCACGCCGCCTCAGCCCAGTCAGGTTAGCCCAGCCAGGGGAGCGTGCCGGGCAGCCACCCGGTCTTCAGGCCGCCCCGGATCAGTTCCAGCGTGCCGTCGGCCACGTACTGCACGGCCAGCGCGCCCAGCAGCACGCCCAGCACCCGCGTGACCACGTGCACGCCGGTCAGGCCGATCACCCGTGCGATCTGCCCGGACAGGCGCAGCGCCAGGTAGCACAGCAGCAGCACGGCGGCCGTCACCAGGAACACGGCCGTCAGCAGCAGCGGCGAGCCGTGCGCGTCCGCCGCGAGAATCATGATGCTGGCCAGCGTGCCCGGCCCCGCGATCAGCGGAATGGCCAGCGGGAACACGCTGATGTCCTCACGCTGCTGCGCCTCCTGCTCCTCCTCGGCGGTTTCCTTGCTGCCGCTGGGCCGCGCGAACACCATGTCCAGCGCGATCAGGAACAGCAGGATCCCGCCCGCAATCCGGAACGAACTGAGGCTGATGCCCAGGTGCTCCAGCAGCCCCCGCCCGAACAGCCCGAACAGCAGGATGATCCCGCCCGCCACCAGGCAGGCCTTGAGGGCCACGCGCCGCCGCTCGAAGCTCGGGCGGTTCCCGGCCAGCCCGATGAAGATGGGCGCCAGGCCCACCGGGTCCATGACGACCAGCATCGTCAGGAACGTCTGAAGGGCAATGCTGGAAAGTTCCGTCACGTTCACCGGACGAGCGTATCACCCGCCGCCCGGCGCGCCCCACACCCCCGGCGCGGGGTCAGGGAGTGGCAGGAGGTGTGCCCTGGGGCGCAGGCTCGGGCTGGGCGGGCGGACGGACGGCGGGCCGCACGTTGACCTCGATGGTGCCGGTCGCCTCGACGGTCTTCCCGCCCTGCGCGGTGCGGGCGCTGACGCCCACCGTGTAGGTGTTCACGGGCGCGCTGGCGGCCGCCGACACGGTCAGGCGGAAGGGTTCACCCGCCCGCACGCGCTCCGGCGTGACGGTCACGTTGATGCCGGGCGCGCTGCCCTGCGCCCGCACCGTGAACACGCCCGGATGCGTCTGCTGGGTGTACCCGCCCACCCGCGCCGTGAGTTCCTGCGACGTGCCCGCCACCAGCGACACGCTGCTGACACTGCCCCCGGCCTGCCCGTTCCCCTCCAGGCGGGACACGACCACGTACCCTCCGGCGCACCCGGTGCGGCGCAGCCCGCCGATGTCCTGCGCGCCCACGTACAGGGCGGGCAGCAGCGAGGCCAGCACCAGTCCCAGGCCCAGCGCCGCGCGGCGCGGACGGCGCCAGTTCGCGGCCGTGAACGCCAGCCCGCCCGGTCCCAGCAGCAGCGGTACCAGCAGCGCCAGCACGGTCCGGCCCTCGCAGGGACCGGTCAGCAGCGCGCCGCCCACGCCGCGCACCGCGAACGTCAGGGCCACCCCGGCCCCCCAGCCCAGCAGGAACGCCGGCAGGAACGAGCCCAGGCGGAAGGTAGGGAACTCCTGAAGGTCCGGGGTGGGCGAAACGGGCGGCTCGGGCGGCGGGGTCATGAGCGGCAGAGTACCGCCCGCACGCCGGGACGAACCGCCCCCACCGGCGCGGGGCGGGTGGGGGCCTTACCCGGCGGCGCCCGCTTCGGCCTGCGCGTGGCAGGCGGGGCACACGCCCAGGAATTCCAGGCGCACGTCGGTCACCTGGAACCCGGCGGGCAGGGCCGAGGCGGGCAGCGTGGGAATCACGGCGGCGTCCACGTCGAAGATCGCGCCGCAACCCCGGCAGACCGCGTGGTGGTGCGTGTCGCCCTCGTGCTTGTAGTCGTAGCGGGTGGCCTGCCCGGCGCGTTCCAGCGTGACCACCACGCCGTCGCGGACCAGGGCGTCCAGCGTGCGGTACACGGTGCCCAGGCTCACGCTGGGCAGTTGCTCGCGCACCTGGGCGTGAATCCAGGCGGCGTCCGGGTGGGACCGCGCGCCCTGAAGCACCTCGATCACCGCCGCCCGCTGCTTGGTCTGCCGCACCATCGTCATGCGCGCAGTCTAGCAAATGCCTCCTGACCC encodes:
- a CDS encoding ribonuclease J gives rise to the protein MTQPSKAAPNEAGAAPHLEVIPLGGMGEIGKNITAYRFEDEIMIVDAGLAFPESHQMGIDLIIPRIDYLQQNAGLIKGMILTHGHEDHIGSLPYVLPRLPRIPVYGAGLTLGLVREKLSEFGIKDGDVDLREIELTDKIRIGTHFQVEFIRMTHSIPDNAGYILTTPAGVVLHTGDFKLDEEPSDGKTSDLARIEQAGKDGVLLLLSDSTNAERPGRTASEADVARSLETLIAGIKGRVFMTTFASNVHRIQNVINIAHRQSRRVVMEGRSMLKYAQVSQQLGYMELPEPFLTNDEVGGLQDQQVLYVCTGSQGQPMSVLSRLAFGNHAKIALRRGDSVILSSNPIPGNEEAVNLVINRLYEIGVDVYYPPTYKVHASGHGSQEELATILNLARPKYFLPWHGEPRHQINHARLAQTLPRPPKRTLIAKNGDVIRLSQDEFKVTGTVPAGAVYVDGLGVGDIGDDVLLDRVNMSQEGILIMTAVLHPTPHVEIVSRGFVRANRELDGQIRKVALEAIEQGMREKKRLEDVRDDMYGAVRRFVRKVTGRNPVLIPLLVD
- a CDS encoding response regulator transcription factor; the protein is MTSQRILVIEDDLDIANVLRMDLTDAGFEVEHADSAMNGLIKAREEQPTLILLDLGLPDFDGGDVVQRLRKNSAVPIIVLTARDTVEEKVRLLGLGADDYLIKPFHPDELLARVKVQLRQRTTESLTMGELTLDPQKRLVTYKGDELRLSPKEFDILALLIRQPGRVYSRQEIGQEIWQGRLPEGSNVVDVHMANLRAKLRDLDGYGLLRTVRGVGYALRG
- a CDS encoding PAS domain-containing sensor histidine kinase, with the protein product MTDQRDSRPGDPPGFSHVDASALLLALPDPLLLITADGAAQLNPAAQATLTGGTPELSGQPDWAALFTPEVAAALRGPLEAALAGQTARASVVLRPGASVTLVTAAPATPGPDGAACALLHLRQTPEPLSTALDFMDGLGLGVAVQGRDTRILQVNASATRILGLSEAQLAGRDSMDPRWRAIHPDGLPFPGDTHPSQVALRTGQTVRDVPMGIYRPGSDDWRWLHVTALPHTPPGQDTPEQVTTVFADVTDRYRMEADLRGSEQRFRSLVEATTQIVWDAHPDGTFLPPQPGWEAFTGQSEASYSYAGWLNAVHPEDRARTTECWQRATLTRQPYLVEHRLRRADGTYVPMQARAVPVIDDGGQIREWVGTHTDMSDVREAQQALIDLNADLERRVQARTLDLANVTRFSTLLLTAAGEGIFGLDLRGVTTFANPAAARMLGYSVERMIGAPQHALVHHHHADGREYPLHDCPIHQTIQDGQTRRVEHDVMWHAQGHAVPVAYVVTPTHDEAGVVSGAVVMVQDTTERERAQAQLRDVIENLERSNQDLEQFAYIASHDLQEPLRTVGSYTELLVRRYQGQLDPRADQYLHYMQDAVIRMRSLIQDLLGFARVGRQETPLERTDLHALLRAAEQNVRATLEQGGGTLEWHAPHAVLGQPSLLLQLLTNLISNGLKFHAEDRAPRVQVHSELDGEFVHVTVQDNGIGIAPEYHTRVFDIFQRLHRRETFAGNGMGLAICRKIVEFHGGRIWLESTPGQGSTFHLTLPVAPTPQ
- a CDS encoding response regulator, which gives rise to MQPIEILLVEDNEPDVLLTLEAFEDSRVPNRLHVTRDGVDALRFLRGEGEHSGAPRPDVILMDINMPRKTGLEVLEEIKADPALRSIPVVMLTTSQADDDVRASYERHASGYVVKPVGFENFLGAMRAFEAFWLTFVRFPPRAP
- a CDS encoding HD domain-containing protein encodes the protein MNRDQAYALMLEHTPSGSLRRHMLNVEAAMRVYARHWGEDEDLYAVAGLLHDFDYELHPEEHPTWGVAFLREHTDTPPEVLDAIMGHAAFTGTPRESRLSRTLFAVDELTGLVQAAALVRPDRDVRQVELPSLKKRFKNRAFAAGVNRDEVEQGARELGVPLDEHMARVLRAMQDAAPAPEPA
- a CDS encoding HNH endonuclease, producing the protein MTSRKDVQEDTRIPRIAADLNAPRVLVLNASYEPLHVTSAKRAITLVQYGVAEILEDSADVVRSPSTVMTVPSVIRLRRYVRRPRVHPVPFNRRNVLRRDTFACQYCGSPEELTLDHVLPRSRGGRHTWENVTTACRACNQRKGNRTPEEAAMPLRTRPRAPTFGVYAHGQFAHWQPQWTRYLGG
- a CDS encoding MarC family protein — encoded protein: MNVTELSSIALQTFLTMLVVMDPVGLAPIFIGLAGNRPSFERRRVALKACLVAGGIILLFGLFGRGLLEHLGISLSSFRIAGGILLFLIALDMVFARPSGSKETAEEEQEAQQREDISVFPLAIPLIAGPGTLASIMILAADAHGSPLLLTAVFLVTAAVLLLCYLALRLSGQIARVIGLTGVHVVTRVLGVLLGALAVQYVADGTLELIRGGLKTGWLPGTLPWLG
- a CDS encoding Fur family transcriptional regulator, producing the protein MTMVRQTKQRAAVIEVLQGARSHPDAAWIHAQVREQLPSVSLGTVYRTLDALVRDGVVVTLERAGQATRYDYKHEGDTHHHAVCRGCGAIFDVDAAVIPTLPASALPAGFQVTDVRLEFLGVCPACHAQAEAGAAG